Proteins found in one Paenibacillus sp. FSL R10-2782 genomic segment:
- the def gene encoding peptide deformylase, with product MSNLPMDMLLTKDIVREGEPILRTKVDPVCLPLREEDLQQMRWMMDYLKNSQNEEMATRYELRPGVGLSANQVGLNKRMCAVYYQDGDKTVEYALFNPKLVSHSTSMIYLEQGEGCLSVDRYISGYVPRYEKIRIKAHLPDGTQELLTFKGYAAIVVQHEMDHLDGIMFYDHIDPDDPQKLPQGVHIEPFVRE from the coding sequence ATGAGCAATCTACCGATGGACATGCTTCTCACGAAGGATATCGTACGTGAAGGGGAACCGATTTTGCGTACGAAGGTTGATCCGGTATGCCTGCCGCTGCGTGAAGAGGATCTTCAACAGATGCGGTGGATGATGGATTATTTGAAAAACAGTCAAAATGAAGAGATGGCAACCCGTTATGAACTGCGTCCGGGTGTGGGATTATCAGCCAACCAGGTCGGTCTGAACAAAAGGATGTGTGCTGTCTATTATCAGGATGGAGACAAAACGGTGGAGTATGCGCTGTTTAATCCGAAGCTGGTCAGCCACTCGACGTCCATGATTTATTTGGAACAGGGCGAAGGCTGCTTGTCAGTGGATCGTTACATATCTGGATATGTCCCGCGTTATGAAAAAATTCGCATTAAGGCCCATTTGCCAGATGGAACGCAGGAACTGCTGACTTTCAAAGGCTATGCGGCGATTGTGGTACAGCACGAGATGGACCATTTGGATGGCATTATGTTCTATGACCATATTGACCCGGACGATCCTCAAAAGCTGCCGCAGGGTGTGCATATCGAGCCCTTTGTGCGTGAATAG
- a CDS encoding response regulator transcription factor produces the protein MYKAMIVDDEPAIREGLTSIIDWRDCGFYIVDTAENGREALDKFKEHRPELVIVDIRMPGMSGLEVIRSIREMNGEPFHFLILSGYADFDYARQAMGFGVDGYLLKPVDEEEMTTELKRVRRSIESEKEDGKWGSPPVHERDWIEILLFPVQEDRANRGALEHSDPLNGGTEQAEHPGQLPAPPPLDWGSYQVVLLDLRIPDWDRQARQSAAKLCLTEMCREQGRGIVFEAGIYTGLLLPATVDTEENAVQLLASWRQALKPWATKIYVAAGDPVGRLHDIPSSFEQALRLLERTFLFRAERVMLTSDLHVLETSDEGMCETTDKASDPMRYAEKLYYALDMSNREAAIRVLKEMEVQFPQIYRTEAEIKAAFAQTFTLALNKYAAGQEQSRMVLEEHSRLITDVYAYSTLGELVDRSKEHVLQWIGQTDPGGKETIMKQLIDFIHSHYDENLRLEMLADMFNYNSGYLGKLFKSHTGEAFNAYLDKVRIERARELLAQGIRVHQVAGRVGYANADYFHGKFKKYAGMSPSSYRNRVQKNRGTDGS, from the coding sequence ATGTATAAAGCGATGATTGTGGATGATGAGCCTGCGATTCGTGAAGGATTGACCTCCATCATTGATTGGAGAGACTGCGGCTTCTATATTGTAGATACAGCAGAGAACGGGCGCGAGGCATTGGATAAATTTAAGGAGCATCGGCCGGAACTGGTCATTGTCGATATACGGATGCCGGGGATGAGCGGGCTGGAGGTCATACGGAGCATACGCGAAATGAACGGTGAGCCGTTTCATTTTCTTATTTTAAGCGGATATGCGGACTTTGATTATGCGCGGCAGGCGATGGGCTTTGGGGTAGATGGTTATTTATTGAAGCCTGTGGACGAAGAAGAAATGACGACAGAGCTGAAACGGGTACGGCGAAGCATTGAGAGCGAAAAAGAAGACGGCAAGTGGGGAAGCCCACCTGTCCATGAACGCGATTGGATCGAAATCCTGCTGTTTCCGGTTCAGGAAGATCGGGCTAATCGTGGTGCATTGGAACACAGCGACCCTCTCAACGGAGGAACGGAGCAAGCTGAACATCCTGGCCAGCTTCCAGCGCCACCCCCTCTGGATTGGGGAAGCTATCAGGTCGTACTGTTGGATCTTCGGATACCCGACTGGGATCGGCAAGCCCGGCAGTCGGCAGCAAAGCTGTGCCTAACGGAAATGTGCCGGGAGCAGGGTAGGGGAATTGTATTTGAGGCAGGAATATATACAGGCTTGCTACTTCCCGCCACGGTGGACACAGAAGAAAATGCTGTTCAGTTGCTGGCTTCCTGGCGACAGGCGCTAAAGCCGTGGGCAACGAAAATATACGTAGCTGCTGGCGATCCGGTGGGAAGACTTCATGATATTCCGAGCTCTTTTGAACAGGCGCTGCGTCTACTGGAGCGTACTTTTCTTTTCCGGGCGGAAAGGGTGATGCTTACCAGTGACCTGCACGTTTTGGAAACTTCGGACGAGGGAATGTGCGAAACGACTGACAAAGCCTCAGACCCCATGCGTTATGCAGAGAAGCTGTACTACGCGCTGGATATGTCCAATCGTGAAGCTGCAATACGTGTATTGAAGGAAATGGAGGTCCAATTTCCACAGATCTATCGTACAGAGGCTGAAATCAAGGCGGCGTTTGCACAGACATTTACCTTAGCGCTGAACAAGTATGCGGCTGGACAGGAACAGAGCCGTATGGTGCTGGAAGAGCATTCCCGCTTGATTACGGATGTTTATGCCTATTCAACCTTGGGAGAGCTGGTGGATCGGTCGAAGGAGCATGTTCTGCAATGGATTGGTCAGACCGATCCAGGTGGTAAGGAAACGATCATGAAACAATTGATTGATTTCATTCATAGCCATTATGATGAGAACCTGCGCTTGGAGATGTTGGCGGATATGTTTAATTACAACAGCGGCTATTTGGGCAAATTGTTCAAAAGTCATACAGGCGAAGCTTTTAACGCCTATCTGGACAAGGTGAGGATCGAGCGGGCAAGGGAATTGCTTGCACAGGGGATTAGGGTGCATCAGGTGGCAGGACGTGTCGGATATGCCAATGCCGATTATTTTCACGGCAAATTCAAAAAATATGCGGGGATGTCGCCTTCCTCCTATCGTAATCGGGTTCAGAAGAACAGAGGGACGGATGGCAGTTGA
- the cydD gene encoding thiol reductant ABC exporter subunit CydD: MDKAWFGLKGIRPVMLLLAALSLAQGAAVIAQAIFLAKAVTILFDKHPLVMAWPSLALFFAAFAARHTMIWLQRRTAGRFAEASGASLRERLLARLFERGPVFAAKEGSGKLVTLALDGVDRFRTYLELSIPRMIDMMCVTILVLVSVFTLDVISGVILTATMPILVGFFILLGLAARKQADKQWRSYRLLSHHFTDSLRGLQTLRFLGRSREHGATVGKVSDQYRTATMRTLRVAFLSSFALDFFSMLSVAFVAVGLGLRLISGSVGLEAALAVLILAPEYFMPVRQLGSDYHASLDGKEAWGAMRSILGTENEAAQPTDSVDILTGGGRTDNAMGDGNALNITGQDTIRLKDICLLNEDGSARLDHISASVEPHMNMIGIVGASGAGKTTLLSLLGGFAEPTSGELNVNEWALAGDNKAEWQRHIAYIPQHPYLFSASLADNIRFYEPEASNEQVEWAIDAVGLRELMDGLPNGLDEPIGEAGRTLSGGQAQRIALARALLSNRPVILLDEPTAHLDIETEWELKQTILSVFQHKRVFLATHRLHWMPDMDCVWMMNQGRLEEAGSHKQLVARKGGYYRLLTGMTEGGGGRYASHGQ; the protein is encoded by the coding sequence ATGGATAAAGCATGGTTTGGATTAAAGGGCATTCGGCCGGTAATGCTGCTGCTGGCCGCCCTTTCCCTGGCCCAGGGGGCCGCTGTGATTGCGCAAGCGATCTTTTTGGCAAAGGCGGTTACGATTTTATTTGATAAACATCCGCTGGTGATGGCATGGCCGTCACTGGCGTTGTTTTTCGCGGCTTTTGCGGCGAGGCATACGATGATCTGGCTGCAACGTCGGACAGCAGGCCGCTTTGCCGAAGCATCAGGCGCTTCCCTGCGGGAGCGTCTGCTTGCTCGTTTGTTCGAGCGAGGACCTGTTTTTGCTGCCAAGGAAGGCAGTGGCAAGCTGGTGACGTTGGCGCTGGACGGAGTGGATCGTTTTCGCACGTATTTGGAGTTGTCCATTCCGCGTATGATTGACATGATGTGTGTGACAATACTTGTGCTTGTGTCTGTTTTCACATTGGACGTGATTTCAGGTGTGATTTTGACGGCTACGATGCCGATCCTGGTTGGCTTCTTTATCCTGCTGGGCTTGGCGGCGCGGAAGCAGGCAGATAAACAGTGGCGCTCCTATCGTCTGTTGTCGCATCATTTCACGGATTCGTTGCGCGGCCTACAGACGCTGCGGTTTTTGGGCCGTAGTCGGGAGCATGGAGCAACGGTCGGGAAGGTCAGCGACCAGTACCGCACGGCTACGATGCGTACACTGCGGGTCGCGTTTCTGTCCTCTTTTGCGCTCGATTTTTTTAGTATGCTATCGGTCGCTTTTGTGGCGGTAGGCTTGGGCTTGCGCCTGATTAGCGGATCGGTGGGACTGGAAGCGGCACTTGCGGTACTCATTCTGGCCCCGGAATATTTTATGCCTGTACGCCAGTTGGGATCGGACTATCATGCCTCGCTGGATGGCAAGGAGGCTTGGGGTGCAATGCGCTCCATTCTCGGTACAGAGAATGAAGCGGCTCAGCCAACAGATTCCGTGGATATCCTTACGGGGGGTGGGCGCACAGACAATGCTATGGGTGACGGCAATGCCCTAAATATCACGGGACAGGATACGATCAGGTTGAAGGATATATGCCTTCTCAATGAGGACGGTTCCGCACGACTTGACCACATATCCGCGAGTGTTGAGCCGCATATGAATATGATCGGCATTGTCGGAGCCAGCGGTGCAGGCAAAACAACGCTGCTCAGTTTGCTTGGCGGCTTCGCTGAACCGACCTCGGGCGAGCTGAACGTGAATGAGTGGGCATTGGCTGGTGATAACAAAGCCGAATGGCAGCGTCATATTGCCTATATTCCGCAGCATCCGTACCTGTTCAGCGCTTCCTTGGCGGATAATATCCGGTTTTATGAACCGGAGGCATCCAACGAGCAAGTGGAATGGGCGATTGACGCGGTTGGACTGCGTGAACTGATGGATGGTCTTCCGAATGGATTGGATGAGCCGATTGGTGAAGCGGGCCGGACGCTGAGTGGAGGACAGGCACAGCGAATAGCGTTGGCGCGTGCTTTGCTGAGCAACCGTCCGGTGATTTTGCTGGACGAGCCGACTGCACATTTGGATATTGAGACGGAATGGGAGCTAAAACAGACGATTTTATCTGTTTTTCAACATAAAAGAGTGTTTCTTGCGACGCATCGACTCCATTGGATGCCGGATATGGACTGTGTCTGGATGATGAATCAAGGTCGTCTGGAGGAAGCAGGATCACATAAGCAACTGGTTGCCCGCAAGGGAGGCTATTACCGTTTGCTGACGGGAATGACGGAAGGAGGGGGCGGACGATATGCGAGCCACGGACAATAG
- a CDS encoding cytochrome ubiquinol oxidase subunit I: MDVLELARLQFATTTILHFVYVPISIGLSLLVAIMETMYVIKKNDLYKKMAQFWGTFLLINFAVGVVTGILQEFQFGMNWSDFSRFVGDVFGTPLAIEALLAFFLESTFIGLWVFGWERLSKAVHLTCMWLVSIGTMLSALWILAANSFMQRPVGYEIHNGRAEMKDFFALLTNEQLLWEFPHTLFAAIATGAFLVAGISAWKLMHKKNLDFFKPSFKVSIIVALISSMLIPMFGHGQAQYLVETQPMKMAASEGLWENSSDPAPWTVIAGIDPEKKENSFEIKLPYLLSLLSYNKLSGGVLGMNELQAQYEKAYGPGNYIPPVRTTFWSFRIMIAAGCAMIALALYGAYLTFRKKLEGSHRWFFRLMMLGISLPFIGNTAGWIMTEVGRQPWTVFGLLQTKDSVSPTVVAGEVLFSLISFTALYLILTGVLAFLFVRTARKGPDIEPHQETVIHDPFAQGGDTNVVK; encoded by the coding sequence ATGGACGTATTAGAATTGGCACGGTTGCAGTTTGCAACCACAACAATTCTTCACTTTGTTTATGTGCCGATCTCCATTGGATTGTCGTTGCTGGTGGCGATTATGGAGACCATGTATGTAATCAAAAAAAATGATTTGTACAAAAAAATGGCTCAATTCTGGGGAACTTTTTTGCTGATTAACTTTGCAGTAGGCGTGGTCACCGGGATTTTGCAGGAGTTCCAGTTCGGGATGAACTGGTCTGACTTTTCCCGTTTTGTTGGAGATGTGTTCGGTACGCCGCTGGCGATTGAGGCACTGCTTGCCTTTTTCCTGGAATCAACCTTTATCGGATTGTGGGTATTCGGCTGGGAACGGCTGTCCAAAGCAGTCCATTTAACCTGTATGTGGCTGGTATCCATTGGTACGATGCTGTCCGCCCTGTGGATTTTGGCAGCCAACTCATTCATGCAGCGTCCAGTAGGATACGAGATTCATAATGGTCGCGCAGAAATGAAAGATTTTTTCGCTCTGTTGACGAACGAACAGCTGTTGTGGGAGTTTCCTCACACATTGTTTGCAGCTATTGCGACAGGCGCTTTTCTCGTGGCAGGTATTAGCGCATGGAAGCTGATGCACAAAAAGAATCTGGACTTTTTCAAGCCTTCTTTCAAAGTAAGTATTATTGTCGCATTGATTAGTTCGATGTTAATCCCGATGTTTGGTCACGGACAGGCTCAATATTTGGTGGAAACACAGCCAATGAAAATGGCTGCCAGTGAAGGGTTATGGGAGAACAGTAGTGATCCGGCCCCTTGGACGGTTATCGCAGGTATTGACCCTGAAAAGAAGGAAAACAGCTTTGAAATTAAGCTTCCTTATCTCTTGAGTTTGCTGTCCTATAACAAGCTGTCCGGCGGGGTTTTGGGGATGAATGAGCTTCAGGCACAATATGAAAAAGCTTACGGCCCTGGTAATTATATTCCGCCGGTACGTACTACATTTTGGAGCTTCCGCATTATGATTGCGGCCGGATGTGCCATGATTGCACTTGCTTTGTACGGAGCTTATCTGACATTCCGTAAAAAATTGGAGGGCTCGCATCGCTGGTTCTTCCGTTTGATGATGCTCGGCATATCACTTCCATTCATTGGGAATACTGCGGGTTGGATCATGACAGAAGTGGGGCGTCAGCCTTGGACGGTCTTTGGTTTACTTCAAACCAAAGATTCCGTTTCGCCTACCGTTGTGGCAGGGGAAGTGCTGTTCTCGCTGATTTCGTTTACCGCATTGTATTTAATTTTAACGGGTGTGCTGGCGTTCCTGTTTGTCCGTACGGCTCGCAAAGGTCCGGATATCGAACCACATCAGGAAACGGTAATCCATGATCCATTTGCTCAAGGGGGTGACACCAATGTCGTTAAATGA
- the cydC gene encoding thiol reductant ABC exporter subunit CydC — protein sequence MRATDNSGQGWFIFYLRQYFWAFLAAALLGALAIGCAGALLFTSGHLITRSALKPENILMVYVPIVLVRTFGFSKAVIQYLERLVGHDAALRLVSRMRVRLYRAVEPQALMIRSKFRTGDLLGLLAEDIEQLQNIYLKLVLPAISALLIYALGISALGWMDGTFALMMALYCGFLLFIAPAISLWTSLAKRRTFKQERNTAYQELTDALFGMSDLVLSGRTGHFLASFAQRQNKAAVVENSLRRGEWRSHWIAQCVVGGGIVMMTVWAGGLVVENRIEATWLASFALVAFPLLDAFVRAGEAVVHAPEYQDSLRRLKGSEKNTPTHATSTSFSASASVKAGQQAAGGTVDKIEAEHVTAQLSGNSNELLLNNVSYRYTATQEWSVRDISLRVPQGGKVALLGRSGAGKSTLLNLIQGALQPDEGSVTVAGAPVYTGGAYSSLFAVLNQQPYLFDTTVANNIRLARPDATLEEVRVVTQQVGLATLIDSLPDGYDTRMQETGLRFSGGERQRIALARILLQNHPIVLLDEPTVGLDPLTEQELMQTMFRVLEGKTLIWITHHLTGMEHMDEVIFMEQGGISMRGSHEQLWQEQPRYRNLYELDHPGL from the coding sequence ATGCGAGCCACGGACAATAGCGGCCAAGGCTGGTTTATATTTTATCTGAGACAATATTTTTGGGCCTTTCTGGCTGCGGCGCTTTTGGGCGCTCTGGCGATTGGATGTGCAGGCGCATTGCTCTTTACGTCCGGTCATCTGATTACCCGTTCGGCTTTAAAACCGGAAAATATATTGATGGTGTACGTTCCGATTGTGCTTGTACGGACGTTCGGCTTTAGTAAAGCAGTCATTCAGTATCTGGAACGCTTGGTGGGGCATGATGCCGCTCTGCGTCTCGTGTCCCGTATGCGGGTGCGGCTGTATCGGGCGGTAGAACCGCAAGCACTTATGATTCGCAGCAAGTTTCGCACAGGGGATCTGTTGGGTCTGCTGGCCGAGGATATTGAGCAGCTTCAAAACATATATTTGAAGCTGGTTCTGCCCGCGATATCGGCATTGCTCATCTATGCGCTGGGGATTTCAGCACTCGGATGGATGGACGGAACCTTTGCCCTGATGATGGCACTGTATTGCGGATTTTTACTTTTTATCGCCCCGGCCATCTCGCTGTGGACCTCGCTCGCCAAACGGCGAACGTTCAAGCAGGAACGGAATACAGCCTATCAGGAGCTGACCGATGCTTTGTTTGGTATGAGTGACTTGGTACTGAGCGGGCGGACTGGACATTTTCTGGCTTCCTTCGCCCAACGGCAAAACAAGGCTGCTGTAGTGGAAAATTCACTTCGGCGGGGCGAATGGCGCTCTCATTGGATCGCACAGTGCGTCGTAGGTGGCGGAATTGTGATGATGACCGTATGGGCTGGAGGACTGGTAGTGGAGAACCGCATAGAGGCAACATGGTTGGCATCCTTTGCGCTTGTTGCTTTTCCGTTGCTGGATGCCTTCGTCCGCGCTGGAGAAGCGGTGGTCCATGCGCCGGAATATCAGGATTCGCTTCGGCGCCTGAAAGGGTCAGAGAAGAATACACCTACACATGCTACATCTACATCGTTTTCGGCATCGGCTTCTGTGAAAGCAGGGCAGCAAGCAGCAGGAGGCACAGTAGACAAAATAGAGGCGGAACATGTGACTGCCCAGCTATCTGGCAACTCAAACGAGCTACTGCTGAACAACGTGAGCTACCGCTATACAGCAACGCAAGAATGGAGCGTGCGCGACATTTCCCTGCGTGTGCCGCAAGGAGGCAAGGTTGCACTGCTTGGTCGTAGCGGTGCGGGCAAGTCCACCCTGCTGAATCTGATTCAGGGGGCATTGCAACCGGATGAAGGGAGCGTCACTGTCGCAGGTGCGCCCGTGTATACAGGCGGGGCGTATTCCAGCCTATTTGCAGTGTTAAACCAGCAACCGTATTTGTTCGATACAACGGTAGCGAACAATATTCGGTTGGCGCGGCCCGATGCTACGCTGGAAGAGGTTCGTGTAGTAACCCAGCAGGTGGGACTGGCAACGCTAATTGATTCTTTACCAGATGGCTATGACACCCGGATGCAGGAAACGGGCCTGCGCTTTTCCGGTGGAGAAAGACAGCGAATTGCGCTGGCGCGGATTTTGCTTCAAAATCACCCCATTGTTCTGCTGGATGAACCAACCGTAGGACTCGATCCGCTAACAGAGCAGGAACTGATGCAGACGATGTTTCGTGTGCTGGAGGGCAAAACGCTCATCTGGATTACACATCATCTGACTGGAATGGAGCATATGGACGAGGTGATCTTTATGGAGCAGGGCGGCATATCCATGCGAGGCAGTCACGAGCAGCTCTGGCAGGAGCAACCCCGATACCGCAACCTGTATGAGCTGGATCATCCGGGTCTGTAA
- the cydB gene encoding cytochrome d ubiquinol oxidase subunit II gives MSLNDLWFLLIAVLFTGFFFLEGFDFGVGMATGLVPRNDQQKRLMINTIGPFWDANEVWLITAAGAMFAAFPHWYATMFSGYYLVFVLILLGLILRGVSFEFRGKAEGKWWTGTWDACILIGSFLPPMLFGMAFAALIKGVPIQQNMDLKAGFSDVFNGYTVWIGLTVVGMCLMHGLTFISLRTIGEVRDRARVIASKFLPILGVLLAGMVVWTYFATDVFARRGPYMYAAVAVGIVAYVLGWYFLKQRREGWAFGMTGAIILLTFVSLFVGLFPRFMVSSINSAFDLTIYNASSSHYTLKAMTIVAATLLPFVLAYQAWSYFVFHKRLSEKDHLEY, from the coding sequence ATGTCGTTAAATGATTTGTGGTTCTTATTAATTGCTGTGCTGTTTACTGGCTTCTTCTTCCTGGAGGGCTTTGATTTTGGCGTGGGTATGGCTACAGGTCTGGTGCCGCGTAACGATCAACAAAAACGCTTGATGATTAATACAATTGGTCCATTCTGGGATGCTAACGAAGTATGGTTGATCACAGCAGCAGGTGCGATGTTCGCGGCTTTCCCGCACTGGTATGCGACCATGTTCAGCGGATATTATCTGGTATTTGTACTTATTCTGCTTGGATTGATTTTACGCGGAGTTTCCTTTGAATTCCGGGGCAAGGCAGAAGGAAAATGGTGGACCGGAACATGGGATGCCTGCATTCTGATTGGCAGCTTTCTGCCGCCGATGCTGTTCGGTATGGCTTTTGCGGCTTTGATAAAGGGTGTACCTATTCAGCAAAACATGGACTTAAAAGCCGGATTCTCGGATGTGTTTAACGGATATACGGTATGGATTGGACTGACTGTAGTTGGGATGTGCCTGATGCATGGGCTGACGTTTATTTCCCTGCGTACAATTGGAGAAGTACGAGATCGTGCTCGTGTGATTGCGTCAAAATTCCTTCCGATATTAGGTGTTTTGCTCGCGGGTATGGTGGTATGGACTTATTTTGCAACAGATGTATTCGCACGTCGTGGCCCTTATATGTACGCCGCAGTTGCAGTGGGGATCGTCGCCTATGTGCTGGGATGGTATTTCCTGAAACAACGCCGCGAAGGCTGGGCCTTTGGGATGACGGGAGCTATCATTTTGCTGACATTCGTTTCGTTGTTCGTCGGCTTGTTCCCGAGGTTTATGGTGAGCTCGATCAACAGTGCATTTGATTTGACGATTTATAATGCAAGCTCCAGTCATTACACCCTGAAAGCCATGACGATTGTTGCAGCAACGCTTTTACCCTTTGTGCTGGCTTATCAGGCGTGGAGCTATTTTGTTTTTCATAAGCGTCTCAGTGAAAAGGATCATTTGGAATACTAA
- a CDS encoding sensor histidine kinase, with protein sequence MYRGVRYLMNNMRMRNKLLFSYVLIVMIPVLVVGGCATFYLREQALDSAIAQTVNNVEKIKSQTANLLRVPTDISNGLMFDKRLREMANRRYSGMVELMNAYHQYKDFNEYVQQYREIATIRFYAYNPTLVNNLEFIPVDSGIEQQKWFETALKGTAINWFYIQDKEDNPVNRLSLVRQIPFPEYNTKGVLMIALSQTELNHMLSKEPFETLIVDRNGIVVAATHTQSVGQTLVDLHLGFDVQGRGKGIYEAKINGKSSNIIVDELLPASSVSGLTIISVFSTEHIVQGANRISLIGALCVLAVLVMALVLITMISWLLTKRLQRLSHELGKVAAGDFHVVSSVEGMDEIGDLSRRFNYMVASIRQLMGQVYEASEKNNRLEMAQKDIKLKMMASQINPHFLFNALESIRMKAHLNGEAEIATTVRLLGRLMRRNLEIGSGKTTVRQELDMVRSYLQIQQFRFGNRLIYEVNLEESAEEMSIPPLIIQPLVENAVIHGLENKEEPVTVKVDISMKLRELRIKVADDGVGMEAEQLSRLLDRITGTEEPEGSSIGLRNVHQRLTLMYGEHYGLHMESVPQAGTTVTFSIPSEEESNV encoded by the coding sequence ATGTATCGTGGAGTTCGATATCTGATGAATAATATGCGTATGCGAAATAAGCTGCTGTTCTCCTACGTGCTGATTGTCATGATCCCGGTACTGGTGGTGGGCGGCTGTGCCACGTTTTATTTGCGGGAGCAGGCTTTGGACAGTGCGATTGCCCAAACGGTAAATAATGTGGAAAAGATCAAGAGCCAGACTGCAAATTTACTGCGAGTACCCACGGATATTTCAAATGGGCTGATGTTCGATAAAAGGCTGAGGGAGATGGCGAATCGCCGTTATTCGGGCATGGTAGAGCTGATGAATGCGTATCATCAATACAAGGACTTTAATGAGTATGTACAGCAGTATAGAGAGATTGCGACCATCCGGTTTTATGCGTATAATCCGACGCTTGTTAATAATCTGGAATTTATCCCTGTAGATTCTGGCATTGAGCAGCAGAAGTGGTTTGAGACGGCCTTGAAGGGGACGGCGATTAACTGGTTTTATATTCAAGATAAAGAGGACAACCCGGTAAATCGACTGAGTTTGGTGAGGCAAATTCCCTTTCCCGAATACAATACCAAGGGAGTTTTGATGATTGCACTGAGTCAGACGGAGCTGAACCATATGCTCAGCAAGGAACCGTTTGAAACGTTGATTGTGGATCGTAACGGAATTGTGGTCGCGGCTACCCATACACAGTCCGTGGGTCAAACATTGGTGGATCTGCATCTGGGCTTTGATGTACAGGGTAGGGGGAAGGGGATATATGAAGCAAAAATAAACGGGAAATCCTCGAACATTATTGTGGATGAGCTGTTGCCAGCCTCCAGTGTGAGCGGATTGACGATTATTTCGGTGTTTTCGACGGAACACATTGTACAGGGAGCGAACCGGATCAGCTTGATCGGCGCATTATGTGTTCTTGCGGTGCTGGTGATGGCATTGGTTCTTATTACGATGATTTCCTGGCTGCTCACCAAACGGCTACAGCGATTGAGCCATGAGCTAGGTAAGGTGGCTGCGGGGGATTTCCATGTCGTATCGAGCGTGGAGGGGATGGACGAAATCGGGGACTTGTCCCGCCGCTTCAACTATATGGTTGCCAGCATCCGCCAGTTGATGGGGCAGGTGTATGAAGCGAGTGAGAAAAACAACAGGCTCGAAATGGCACAAAAGGATATCAAGCTGAAAATGATGGCCAGTCAGATTAACCCGCACTTCCTGTTTAATGCGCTGGAGTCTATTCGAATGAAGGCGCATCTCAACGGGGAGGCGGAGATTGCCACAACGGTGCGTTTGCTTGGCCGATTGATGCGGCGGAATCTGGAGATTGGAAGCGGTAAAACGACAGTGCGTCAGGAACTGGATATGGTGCGATCCTATTTACAAATTCAGCAGTTCCGGTTTGGAAATCGTTTGATCTATGAAGTGAATCTGGAAGAAAGCGCTGAGGAAATGTCCATTCCTCCATTAATTATACAGCCGCTGGTGGAGAACGCAGTTATTCATGGCCTGGAAAACAAGGAAGAACCGGTTACCGTGAAAGTCGATATTTCGATGAAGCTACGAGAGTTGCGAATAAAAGTAGCCGACGATGGAGTTGGCATGGAGGCAGAACAGCTGTCCCGTCTGCTTGACCGTATCACAGGTACGGAAGAGCCGGAAGGGAGCAGTATTGGTCTGCGCAATGTTCACCAGCGTCTGACGCTGATGTATGGTGAACACTATGGTCTGCATATGGAGAGCGTACCGCAGGCCGGAACAACCGTAACCTTTTCAATACCCAGCGAGGAGGAGTCGAATGTATAA